The Skermanella rosea sequence ATACAGCTCCGGCGGCATGGTCACCAAGATCGCCGCCGCCCGGATCGCGCTGGCGGCGGGCTGCCGCATGGTGATCGCCAAGGGCAAGCGGATGAACGCGCTGTCCGCCCTGGACGCGCCGGTCGCCAGGGGCGGCGCCCCCTGCACCTGGTTCCTGCCCGGGGCCGAGCCAAGGACCGCCCGCAAGCGCTGGATCGCCGGCCACCTCAACGCCCGCGGCACGCTGGTGGTGGATGCCGGCGCCGCCGCCGCGCTCGCCCGCGGCAGCAGCCTGCTGCCGGCCGGCGTGGTCTCGGTCGACGGCGATTTCCAGCGCGGCGACGCCGTGGTCGTCCGGGCCGCGGACGGGCGCGAGCTGGCGCGCGGGCTGACCGCCTACGCGGCCGACGACGCCCGCCTGATCATGGGCCACCACAGCCAGGACACCGTCGAGATCCTGGGCTACCAGGGCCGGACGGAAATGATCCACCGCGACGACCTGGTCCTTTCCTGACACGCTTTCCCGCGCACAATCCGGAACCCCCAATGATAAGAGCCGTCCTCTGGGACATCGACGGCACGTTGCTGGACAGCGAGCCCCATCACTTCAAGTCCTTCGTGGCGGTCTGCGAGAGCCATGGCCAGACCTTGGCGAAAGCAGACTACGACCGCCTGCTGGGCCGCTCCATGGCGGAGGTGTACGCCCTGCTGAACGCCGTCCAACCGCTGCCGCTGGACCTGCCGGAGTTCGCCGCCGCCTGCTCCGACCACTACGTCACCCATGTGGCCGACGTGCCGCCGCGCCCCGGCGCGCTGGAGAAGGTCGCCGACCTCGCGGGCTCGGGCATCGCCCAGGCCTGCGTGTCGAACAGCGCCCGGCGCGTCGTCGAGGCGAACATGGCCGTCATCGCCATGCCCGAGGCGCTGGGCTTCGCCCTGTCGCGCGACGACGTGACCCGCGGCAAGCCCGACCCGGAACCGTACCTGCGCGCCGCCGAACGCCTGGGCGTGCCGCCGGACGCCTGCGTCGCGGTGGAGGACAGCCCGATCGGTGCCCGCGCCGCCAAGGCGGCCGGCATGATCACCATCGCCTGGCCGCAGCACCGGACGCTGGAATTCGACGCGGTCGACCGTATCGTCGGGCAACTGGACGAGATCGACTGGACAGCCCTTCTCCGGGACCGGAAAATCACCTAAAGTCCCGCCCCCAAAGAACCGAGACCGGGAGTAAGCCGCCGTGACCGCCGTCAAGCACACCGTCGATCCCTTGCAGGGGGAAATGCAGCAGTTGGGGCGCGCCGCGCGCGCCGCGGCGGCGGTGCTTGCCCAGGCCCCGACCGAGCGGAAGGATGCGGCGCTGCGCGCGGCCGCCGCCGCGATCCGGGAACGGTCCGCCGCGATCCTGGAGGCCAACGCCCGCGATGTCGCCAACGCCAGGGCGCGCGACATGGCCGCCTCCCTGATCGACCGGCTGAAACTGGACGGGGCCCGGGTGGAAGGCATCGCCAAGGGTCTGGAGGACGTGGCCGCCCTGCCCGACCCGATCGGCACCGTCATGGCGGAGTGGGACCGGCCCAACGGGCTGAGGATCGCCCGCGTCCGGGTGCCGCTGGGCGTCATCGGCATCGTCTACGAGAGCCGCCCCAACGTCACCGCCGACGCCGGCGGGCTGTGCCTGAAATCGGGCAACGCCTGCATCCTGCGCGGCGGCTCCGACAGCTTCGAATCGTCCCGCGCCATCATCGCCTGCATGCG is a genomic window containing:
- a CDS encoding HAD family hydrolase, which produces MIRAVLWDIDGTLLDSEPHHFKSFVAVCESHGQTLAKADYDRLLGRSMAEVYALLNAVQPLPLDLPEFAAACSDHYVTHVADVPPRPGALEKVADLAGSGIAQACVSNSARRVVEANMAVIAMPEALGFALSRDDVTRGKPDPEPYLRAAERLGVPPDACVAVEDSPIGARAAKAAGMITIAWPQHRTLEFDAVDRIVGQLDEIDWTALLRDRKIT